From Coffea arabica cultivar ET-39 chromosome 9c, Coffea Arabica ET-39 HiFi, whole genome shotgun sequence, one genomic window encodes:
- the LOC113707631 gene encoding uncharacterized protein isoform X1: MGSESECGKSEVVLGVDGGTTSTVCVCMPLLPFSDHLPDPLPILGRAAAGCSNYNSVGEDAAKATLEKVMEEALSQSGVKRSAVRAVCLGVSGVNHLKDEERVLNWIRDFFPAHVKIYVHNDAVAALASGTMGKLHGCVLIAGTGSISFGFTEDGREARAAGAGPVLGDWGSGYGIASRGLTAVVRAHDGRGQQTMLTDHILDSLGLSSPDELIGWTYADPSWARIAALVPVVVSCAEAGDQVAIEILNNAVEELGSSVKAVVQRLSLAGEDGKGSFPVVMVGGVLEANRSWDVGREVINAILKTYSGACPIRPKVEPAIGAALVAWNSLMKELPANGHR, from the exons ATGGGGTCAGAGTCAGAATGCGGTAAGAGTGAGGTGGTCTTGGGTGTGGATGGCGGTACTACCTCTACTGTCTGCGTCTGCATGCCCCTTCTCCCTTTCTCCGATCACCTGCCGGACCCTCTTCCTATTCTTGGCCGGGCAGCCGCCGGTTGCTCCAATTACAACAGCGTCGGAG AAGATGCTGCCAAAGCTACATTGGAAAAAGTTATGGAAGAAGCGCTTTCGCAATCAGGTGTGAAAAGATCGGCTGTTAGAGCTGTCTGTTTAGGTGTATCTGGAGTTAATCATCTGAAGGATGAGGAAAGAGTATTAAATTGGATAAG GGACTTTTTCCCTGCTCATGTGAAGATATACGTTCACAATGACGCTGTTGCAGCTCTTGCAAGTGGGACTATGGGGAAACTTCATGGCTGTGTGCTTATTGCTGGTACAGGGAGCATATCCTTTGGATTTACTGAAGATGGAAGGGAAGCTCGTGCTGCCGGTGCTGGACCTGTATTGGGTGACTGGGGCAG TGGCTATGGAATTGCTTCTCGGGGATTGACGGCTGTAGTGAGGGCTCATGATGGTCGTGGCCAGCAGACAATGTTGACAGATCATATTTTGGATTCACTTGGTCTTTCTTCACCCGATGAACTCATAGG GTGGACCTATGCAGATCCATCTTGGGCTCGTATTGCAGCCCTTGTTCCTGTTGTAGTATCTTGTGCAGAAGCTGGTGATCAAGTTGCAATTGAAATATTAAACAATGCAGTAGAAGAATTGGGTTCAAGTGTAAAAGCTGTTGTTCAAAGGCTATCCTTGGCTGGGGAAG ACGGAAAGGGTTCTTTCCCTGTTGTCATGGTAGGCGGTGTTCTTGAAGCTAATAGGAGTTGGGATGTTGGGAGAGAAGTTATCAATGCTATATTGAAGACCTATTCTGGGGCTTGTCCGATTAGACCAAAG GTGGAGCCTGCTATTGGAGCAGCACTTGTGGCCTGGAACTCCTTGATGAAAGAGCTACCGGCAAATGGCCATAGATGA
- the LOC113707631 gene encoding uncharacterized protein isoform X2 has translation MGSESECGKSEVVLGVDGGTTSTVCVCMPLLPFSDHLPDPLPILGRAAAGCSNYNSVGEDAAKATLEKVMEEALSQSGVKRSAVRAVCLGVSGVNHLKDEERVLNWIRDFFPAHVKIYVHNDAVAALASGTMGKLHGCVLIAGTGSISFGFTEDGREARAAGAGPVLGDWGSGYGIASRGLTAVVRAHDGRGQQTMLTDHILDSLGLSSPDELIGWTYADPSWARIAALVPVVVSCAEAGDQVAIEILNNAVEELGSSVKAVVQRLSLAGEGGACYWSSTCGLELLDERATGKWP, from the exons ATGGGGTCAGAGTCAGAATGCGGTAAGAGTGAGGTGGTCTTGGGTGTGGATGGCGGTACTACCTCTACTGTCTGCGTCTGCATGCCCCTTCTCCCTTTCTCCGATCACCTGCCGGACCCTCTTCCTATTCTTGGCCGGGCAGCCGCCGGTTGCTCCAATTACAACAGCGTCGGAG AAGATGCTGCCAAAGCTACATTGGAAAAAGTTATGGAAGAAGCGCTTTCGCAATCAGGTGTGAAAAGATCGGCTGTTAGAGCTGTCTGTTTAGGTGTATCTGGAGTTAATCATCTGAAGGATGAGGAAAGAGTATTAAATTGGATAAG GGACTTTTTCCCTGCTCATGTGAAGATATACGTTCACAATGACGCTGTTGCAGCTCTTGCAAGTGGGACTATGGGGAAACTTCATGGCTGTGTGCTTATTGCTGGTACAGGGAGCATATCCTTTGGATTTACTGAAGATGGAAGGGAAGCTCGTGCTGCCGGTGCTGGACCTGTATTGGGTGACTGGGGCAG TGGCTATGGAATTGCTTCTCGGGGATTGACGGCTGTAGTGAGGGCTCATGATGGTCGTGGCCAGCAGACAATGTTGACAGATCATATTTTGGATTCACTTGGTCTTTCTTCACCCGATGAACTCATAGG GTGGACCTATGCAGATCCATCTTGGGCTCGTATTGCAGCCCTTGTTCCTGTTGTAGTATCTTGTGCAGAAGCTGGTGATCAAGTTGCAATTGAAATATTAAACAATGCAGTAGAAGAATTGGGTTCAAGTGTAAAAGCTGTTGTTCAAAGGCTATCCTTGGCTGGGGAAG GTGGAGCCTGCTATTGGAGCAGCACTTGTGGCCTGGAACTCCTTGATGAAAGAGCTACCGGCAAATGGCCATAG
- the LOC113708899 gene encoding probable receptor-like protein kinase At1g30570 isoform X2, protein MRLQGMGFFGLFVIGMICVLVRIGDAQMNAFLVNCGSNSSINVNGRKWIGDSSPGNNITMSAPGIEASTAMVSGDTVYASLYKTARIFTDRLNYTLQGAQGSYFLRLHFYPFAFQNFNANQSYFSVEANGLKLVSEFNVPGEIGDKNSNLQASKGNSSFTSLVKEYFFNVESNGIAIDFIPSKGSFGFVNAIEVIPVADKLFLDYVKKVGGNGANSSLNLSKRGIETMYRLNVGGSTINPDQDSELWRLWELDSGYMINVDAGSEIRNKSYIVYASPNDTYFAPIPVYESARTMSNNDVLEKRFNMSWKLEVDPDFDYLVRLHFCELVYNISNQRNFRIYINNKTAADNFDIFTRAGGMNKAYHEDYSDVMPSQSNNLWIQLGPDASAAAAGTDALLNGLEVFKLSRDGNLAFVQSYQKSEEKKSSRSLILWVAIGAGIASIVILAAIVALIFWLCRKPSTQQGDTKKTSPGWRPIFLLDSSTNAKGSPRGQNPSGFAASRSGRRFTLAEIRAATNNFDESLVIGVGGFGKVFKGELENCTLAAIKRANPQSQQGLTEFETEIEMLSKLRHRHLVAMIGFCDEQNEMILVYEFMANGTLRSHLFGTDLPSLTWKQRIEVCIGAARGLHYLHTGSERGIIHRDVKTTNILLDENFVAKMADFGLSKTGPSLEHTHVSTAVKGSFGYLDPEYFRRQQLTEKSDVYSLGVVLFEVVCARAVINPTLPKDQINLAEWAMKWQRQKSLETIIDPRLNEKYSPESLTRFGEIAEKCLAEEGKSRPTMGEVLWHLEYVLQIQEAWLSTIAEEMSFTGSQLLELPEDNDSTELDKEGGLDKPCKNGVSAAVAADQPDQLVVGGAGVFADFKSTREIQ, encoded by the exons ATGAGGCTCCAAGGCATGGGATTCTTTGGCCTATTTGTTATAGGGATGATATGTGTACTTGTTAGAATAGGAGATGCTCAGATGAATGCATTTTTAGTTAATTGTGGATCGAATTCCAGTATTAATGTGAATGGCAGAAAATGGATTGGTGACTCATCTCCAGGGAACAATATCACCATGAGTGCACCTGGTATTGAAGCATCCACTGCCATGGTCAGTGGAGATACAGTTTATGCATCACTATACAAAACTGCTAGAATTTTTACGGACAGATTAAATTACACTTTGCAAGGAGCACAGGGCAGCTATTTTCTTCGGCTCCATTTCTATCCGTTtgcatttcaaaatttcaatgcaAATCAATCTTACTTTTCTGTGGAGGCCAATGGTTTGAAGTTGGTTTCTGAGTTCAATGTCCCTGGTGAGATTGGAGACAAGAATAGCAATTTGCAGGCTTCTAAAGGCAATTCTAGTTTTACTTCCTTGGTGAAGGAGTATTTCTTCAATGTGGAAAGCAATGGTATTGCAATTGACTTTATTCCAAGCAAAGGTTCTTTTGGTTTTGTGAATGCAATAGAAGTTATTCCAGTTGCAGATAAGCTCTTTCTTGACTATGTAAAGAAAGTGGGTGGAAATGGTGCTAATAGTTCTCTTAATTTGAGCAAAAGGGGGATTGAAACTATGTATAGGTTAAATGTAGGGGGATCGACAATCAATCCTGATCAGGATTCGGAGCTCTGGAGATTATGGGAGCTGGATTCTGGCTACATGATCAATGTAGATGCAGGGTCAGAAATCAGAAACAAATCCTACATAGTCTATGCTTCACCTAATGACACCTATTTTGCTCCCATTCCCGTATATGAATCGGCTAGAACTATGTCCAATAATGATGTCTTGGAGAAAAGGTTTAATATGTCATGGAAATTGGAAGTGGATCCTGATTTTGATTACCTTGTCCGATTACATTTCTGTGAGCTGGTATATAATATATCAAATCAAAGAAATTTCAGAATCTATATAAACAATAAAACTGCAGCCGACAATTTTGACATCTTCACCCGAGCGGGTGGAATGAACAAGGCATACCATGAGGATTACTCTGATGTGATGCCTTCCCAATCGAACAACCTGTGGATACAGCTTGGTCCTGATGCAAGCGCTGCTGCTGCTGGAACTGATGCTCTCTTGAATGGTTTAGAAGTTTTCAAGTTGAGTCGAGATGGTAATCTAGCTTTTGTACAGAGCTATCAGAAGTCAGAAGAGAAAAAGTCTTCAAGATCTTTGATACTTTGGGTGGCAATTGGTGCTGGCATTGCTTCTATTGTCATTCTTGCAGCTATCGTAGCGCTTATTTTCTGGTTATGTAGAAAGCCAAGCACTCAACAGGGTGATACGAAAAAGACCTCTCCTGGATGGCGACCTATATTCCTTCTTGACAGCAGTACTAATGCAAAGGGATCTCCACGAGGTCAAAATCCCAGTGGATTTGCAGCCAGTAGGTCCGGAAGGCGTTTCACCCTTGCAGAGATTAGAGCAGCCACAAACAATTTTGACGAAAGTTTAGTGATTGGTGTTGGAGGATTTGGTAAGGTGTTCAAAGGAGAACTTGAAAATTGCACACTGGCTGCGATTAAGCGAGCTAATCCACAGTCTCAACAAGGTCTGACAGAATTTGAAACAGAGATTGAGATGCTATCCAAACTGAGGCACAGGCATCTGGTTGCCATGATAGGATTCTGTgatgaacaaaatgaaatgaTATTGGTATATGAGTTTATGGCTAATGGTACACTTAGGAGTCATCTCTTTGGGACTGACCTTCCATCATTGACGTGGAAGCAACGAATAGAAGTGTGCATTGGTGCAGCCAGGGGCCTGCATTACCTTCATACAGGATCAGAACGGGGAATTATCCACAGGGATGTCAAGACTACAAATATATTGTTGGATGAGAACTTTGTAGCAAAGATGGCTGATTTCGGGCTGTCCAAAACTGGTCCATCATTGGAGCACACACATGTGAGTACCGCAGTCAAAGGGAGCTTTGGATATCTAGACCCTGAATACTTCAGAAGGCAGCAGTTGACTGAGAAATCTGATGTCTACTCATTGGGGGTGGTATTGTTTGAAGTCGTATGTGCACGAGCTGTTATCAACCCAACGTTGCCAAAAGATCAGATCAATCTTGCAGAATGGGCAATGAAATGGCAACGCCAGAAATCACTTGAAACCATTATTGACCCACGACTCAATGAGAAATATTCTCCAGAATCTTTAACTCGATTTGGAGAGATCGCTGAAAAGTGTCTTGCAGAAGAAGGGAAAAGCAGGCCAACCATGGGGGAAGTTTTATGGCACCTGGAGTATGTCTTACAAATTCAGGAAGCTTGGCTGAGTACAATTGCAGAAGAAATGTCCTTCACTGGTAGTCAACTTCTGGAGCTTCCTGAGGATAATGATAGTACAGAACTGGATAAGGAAGGTGGTTTGGATAAACCATGTAAAAATGGTGTATCTGCAGCAGTGGCAGCTGATCAACCTGATCAGTTAGTTGTTGGAGGAGCTGGAGTTTTCGCAGATTTCAAGTCTACAAGGGAG ATTCAATGA
- the LOC113708899 gene encoding probable receptor-like protein kinase At1g30570 isoform X1: MRLQGMGFFGLFVIGMICVLVRIGDAQMNAFLVNCGSNSSINVNGRKWIGDSSPGNNITMSAPGIEASTAMVSGDTVYASLYKTARIFTDRLNYTLQGAQGSYFLRLHFYPFAFQNFNANQSYFSVEANGLKLVSEFNVPGEIGDKNSNLQASKGNSSFTSLVKEYFFNVESNGIAIDFIPSKGSFGFVNAIEVIPVADKLFLDYVKKVGGNGANSSLNLSKRGIETMYRLNVGGSTINPDQDSELWRLWELDSGYMINVDAGSEIRNKSYIVYASPNDTYFAPIPVYESARTMSNNDVLEKRFNMSWKLEVDPDFDYLVRLHFCELVYNISNQRNFRIYINNKTAADNFDIFTRAGGMNKAYHEDYSDVMPSQSNNLWIQLGPDASAAAAGTDALLNGLEVFKLSRDGNLAFVQSYQKSEEKKSSRSLILWVAIGAGIASIVILAAIVALIFWLCRKPSTQQGDTKKTSPGWRPIFLLDSSTNAKGSPRGQNPSGFAASRSGRRFTLAEIRAATNNFDESLVIGVGGFGKVFKGELENCTLAAIKRANPQSQQGLTEFETEIEMLSKLRHRHLVAMIGFCDEQNEMILVYEFMANGTLRSHLFGTDLPSLTWKQRIEVCIGAARGLHYLHTGSERGIIHRDVKTTNILLDENFVAKMADFGLSKTGPSLEHTHVSTAVKGSFGYLDPEYFRRQQLTEKSDVYSLGVVLFEVVCARAVINPTLPKDQINLAEWAMKWQRQKSLETIIDPRLNEKYSPESLTRFGEIAEKCLAEEGKSRPTMGEVLWHLEYVLQIQEAWLSTIAEEMSFTGSQLLELPEDNDSTELDKEGGLDKPCKNGVSAAVAADQPDQLVVGGAGVFADFKSTREVMIQKGMTVM; the protein is encoded by the coding sequence ATGAGGCTCCAAGGCATGGGATTCTTTGGCCTATTTGTTATAGGGATGATATGTGTACTTGTTAGAATAGGAGATGCTCAGATGAATGCATTTTTAGTTAATTGTGGATCGAATTCCAGTATTAATGTGAATGGCAGAAAATGGATTGGTGACTCATCTCCAGGGAACAATATCACCATGAGTGCACCTGGTATTGAAGCATCCACTGCCATGGTCAGTGGAGATACAGTTTATGCATCACTATACAAAACTGCTAGAATTTTTACGGACAGATTAAATTACACTTTGCAAGGAGCACAGGGCAGCTATTTTCTTCGGCTCCATTTCTATCCGTTtgcatttcaaaatttcaatgcaAATCAATCTTACTTTTCTGTGGAGGCCAATGGTTTGAAGTTGGTTTCTGAGTTCAATGTCCCTGGTGAGATTGGAGACAAGAATAGCAATTTGCAGGCTTCTAAAGGCAATTCTAGTTTTACTTCCTTGGTGAAGGAGTATTTCTTCAATGTGGAAAGCAATGGTATTGCAATTGACTTTATTCCAAGCAAAGGTTCTTTTGGTTTTGTGAATGCAATAGAAGTTATTCCAGTTGCAGATAAGCTCTTTCTTGACTATGTAAAGAAAGTGGGTGGAAATGGTGCTAATAGTTCTCTTAATTTGAGCAAAAGGGGGATTGAAACTATGTATAGGTTAAATGTAGGGGGATCGACAATCAATCCTGATCAGGATTCGGAGCTCTGGAGATTATGGGAGCTGGATTCTGGCTACATGATCAATGTAGATGCAGGGTCAGAAATCAGAAACAAATCCTACATAGTCTATGCTTCACCTAATGACACCTATTTTGCTCCCATTCCCGTATATGAATCGGCTAGAACTATGTCCAATAATGATGTCTTGGAGAAAAGGTTTAATATGTCATGGAAATTGGAAGTGGATCCTGATTTTGATTACCTTGTCCGATTACATTTCTGTGAGCTGGTATATAATATATCAAATCAAAGAAATTTCAGAATCTATATAAACAATAAAACTGCAGCCGACAATTTTGACATCTTCACCCGAGCGGGTGGAATGAACAAGGCATACCATGAGGATTACTCTGATGTGATGCCTTCCCAATCGAACAACCTGTGGATACAGCTTGGTCCTGATGCAAGCGCTGCTGCTGCTGGAACTGATGCTCTCTTGAATGGTTTAGAAGTTTTCAAGTTGAGTCGAGATGGTAATCTAGCTTTTGTACAGAGCTATCAGAAGTCAGAAGAGAAAAAGTCTTCAAGATCTTTGATACTTTGGGTGGCAATTGGTGCTGGCATTGCTTCTATTGTCATTCTTGCAGCTATCGTAGCGCTTATTTTCTGGTTATGTAGAAAGCCAAGCACTCAACAGGGTGATACGAAAAAGACCTCTCCTGGATGGCGACCTATATTCCTTCTTGACAGCAGTACTAATGCAAAGGGATCTCCACGAGGTCAAAATCCCAGTGGATTTGCAGCCAGTAGGTCCGGAAGGCGTTTCACCCTTGCAGAGATTAGAGCAGCCACAAACAATTTTGACGAAAGTTTAGTGATTGGTGTTGGAGGATTTGGTAAGGTGTTCAAAGGAGAACTTGAAAATTGCACACTGGCTGCGATTAAGCGAGCTAATCCACAGTCTCAACAAGGTCTGACAGAATTTGAAACAGAGATTGAGATGCTATCCAAACTGAGGCACAGGCATCTGGTTGCCATGATAGGATTCTGTgatgaacaaaatgaaatgaTATTGGTATATGAGTTTATGGCTAATGGTACACTTAGGAGTCATCTCTTTGGGACTGACCTTCCATCATTGACGTGGAAGCAACGAATAGAAGTGTGCATTGGTGCAGCCAGGGGCCTGCATTACCTTCATACAGGATCAGAACGGGGAATTATCCACAGGGATGTCAAGACTACAAATATATTGTTGGATGAGAACTTTGTAGCAAAGATGGCTGATTTCGGGCTGTCCAAAACTGGTCCATCATTGGAGCACACACATGTGAGTACCGCAGTCAAAGGGAGCTTTGGATATCTAGACCCTGAATACTTCAGAAGGCAGCAGTTGACTGAGAAATCTGATGTCTACTCATTGGGGGTGGTATTGTTTGAAGTCGTATGTGCACGAGCTGTTATCAACCCAACGTTGCCAAAAGATCAGATCAATCTTGCAGAATGGGCAATGAAATGGCAACGCCAGAAATCACTTGAAACCATTATTGACCCACGACTCAATGAGAAATATTCTCCAGAATCTTTAACTCGATTTGGAGAGATCGCTGAAAAGTGTCTTGCAGAAGAAGGGAAAAGCAGGCCAACCATGGGGGAAGTTTTATGGCACCTGGAGTATGTCTTACAAATTCAGGAAGCTTGGCTGAGTACAATTGCAGAAGAAATGTCCTTCACTGGTAGTCAACTTCTGGAGCTTCCTGAGGATAATGATAGTACAGAACTGGATAAGGAAGGTGGTTTGGATAAACCATGTAAAAATGGTGTATCTGCAGCAGTGGCAGCTGATCAACCTGATCAGTTAGTTGTTGGAGGAGCTGGAGTTTTCGCAGATTTCAAGTCTACAAGGGAGGTGATGATCCAAAAAGGCATGACTGTCATGTAG